The following are encoded in a window of Sulfitobacter sp. S190 genomic DNA:
- a CDS encoding GlxA family transcriptional regulator, which produces MSRTPRDAKSRSFELFIQRGFAAQELTAVQHVLATANSVAGRTCFTNRITSDMPGLVTGQGGVLARAEPAIDDYGFSDVLIVVGGTRIHRRGWAKRTRAMQRSGRTVVLLSDAATAFIRTGETKTGHVTTHWRDTMRLSEQGYYPNLTTRFSENAGGFITAAGGGATAELIVGLIADVLAPDEIAELGNRLLLSVIRSSDSEQPRDIADNAGLFDARVTQAIKLMETNMEEPLAMTELTALVGLSTRHLERVFRDVFDDTPARFYKRLRVKRARTMIEDTLVPLIDIAIATGFCSHNALARAVRDEFGITPSKMRARKSIGILRHTDPTAAGDDPSK; this is translated from the coding sequence ATGAGCCGGACGCCCCGAGATGCCAAGTCGCGCAGTTTCGAGCTGTTTATCCAGCGCGGGTTTGCGGCGCAGGAGCTCACGGCAGTGCAGCACGTGCTGGCAACGGCCAACAGCGTGGCGGGGCGCACCTGCTTTACCAACCGCATCACGTCGGACATGCCGGGGCTGGTGACAGGGCAGGGCGGCGTGCTGGCCCGCGCGGAACCTGCGATTGACGACTACGGGTTTTCGGACGTGCTGATCGTGGTGGGCGGCACCCGTATCCACCGCCGTGGCTGGGCAAAACGCACGCGCGCCATGCAGCGCAGCGGCCGGACGGTGGTGCTCCTGTCGGATGCGGCGACCGCCTTCATCCGCACCGGCGAAACCAAAACGGGCCATGTCACAACACATTGGCGCGATACCATGCGCCTGAGCGAGCAGGGCTACTACCCCAATCTGACCACACGGTTTTCCGAGAATGCGGGCGGTTTCATCACCGCGGCAGGCGGCGGCGCGACCGCCGAACTGATCGTCGGTTTGATCGCCGATGTGCTGGCCCCGGATGAAATCGCCGAGTTGGGCAATCGTCTGCTGCTCAGCGTGATCCGGTCATCCGACAGCGAACAGCCCCGCGACATCGCCGACAATGCGGGGCTTTTCGACGCCCGTGTCACACAGGCGATCAAGCTGATGGAAACAAACATGGAAGAGCCGCTGGCGATGACCGAGCTGACGGCGCTTGTGGGGCTTTCGACACGGCACCTCGAACGGGTGTTCCGCGATGTGTTCGACGACACGCCCGCGCGGTTTTATAAACGTTTGCGGGTCAAACGGGCGCGCACGATGATCGAAGATACGCTTGTCCCTCTCATTGATATTGCCATCGCCACGGGATTTTGTTCGCACAACGCGCTCGCCCGTGCCGTGCGGGATGAATTCGGCATCACCCCGTCGAAAATGCGCGCGCGCAAATCCATCGGCATCCTGCGCCACACCGATCCCACCGCAGCGGGGGATGACCCTTCGAAATAG
- a CDS encoding nickel/cobalt transporter: protein MPRVLSLAAVAAALVIALLWLSGGFDQIAQYAAQEQRNFQNAMARTLRALRAGEPGATAILMTSAFAYGFFHAVGPGHGKLLVGGYGVARQVAMWRLSTIALVSSLGQAVTAIVLAYGGLWLLDLTRDGLIGTAEDLMAPLSYGLIAAIGVWLVLRGLRRLHRAQRQTTSHDHHHHHDHGDDALCGHCGHRHGPSLDEAEKAGTLREALVLIAGIAVRPCTGALFVLVITWQMGIPGAGIAAAFAMALGTASVTVAVGLAAGGLRGTVLRSLGNTRALALAMPALEVAAGAVVVALAIGLLLRAV from the coding sequence ATGCCCCGCGTCCTGAGCCTCGCCGCGGTTGCGGCCGCCCTCGTGATTGCGCTGCTGTGGCTGTCGGGCGGGTTCGACCAGATCGCCCAATATGCCGCCCAGGAACAGCGCAATTTCCAAAATGCGATGGCACGGACCCTGCGTGCCCTGCGCGCGGGTGAACCCGGCGCCACCGCGATCCTGATGACCAGCGCCTTTGCCTACGGATTTTTCCATGCCGTAGGCCCGGGCCACGGAAAACTGCTTGTGGGCGGTTACGGCGTGGCGCGGCAGGTGGCAATGTGGCGGCTGTCAACAATCGCGCTGGTGTCGAGCCTCGGTCAGGCCGTCACCGCGATTGTATTGGCCTACGGTGGCCTGTGGCTGCTGGATCTGACGCGAGACGGGCTTATCGGGACCGCCGAAGACCTGATGGCACCGCTCAGCTATGGGTTGATCGCGGCGATCGGCGTGTGGTTGGTGTTGCGCGGGCTTCGCCGCTTGCACCGCGCCCAGCGGCAGACCACTAGCCACGACCACCATCACCATCACGACCACGGCGACGACGCCCTGTGTGGGCACTGCGGACACCGGCACGGCCCGTCGCTGGACGAAGCGGAAAAGGCGGGCACACTGCGCGAAGCGCTCGTGCTGATCGCGGGCATTGCGGTGCGGCCCTGTACGGGGGCGCTGTTTGTGCTGGTGATCACGTGGCAGATGGGAATCCCGGGCGCAGGGATCGCGGCGGCTTTTGCCATGGCGCTGGGCACTGCATCGGTCACGGTCGCCGTCGGGCTGGCGGCAGGAGGGTTGCGGGGCACGGTATTGCGCAGCCTGGGTAACACCCGTGCCCTCGCCCTTGCCATGCCCGCGCTCGAGGTTGCCGCGGGTGCCGTGGTGGTGGCGCTGGCAATCGGGCTCTTGCTGCGCGCGGTCTGA
- a CDS encoding DUF1007 family protein — translation MKHLLLTAALVAATPLTAHPHIFVSAGLELFVDEARRLTHVRVTWEYDELYSLLITEDLGVDADYDGVLTDADRAVLTGFDTQWIAGFNGDLVAERDGKPLTLSGPSQPTADLVDGKVVTSHLRRIEETPVIDETGVVLRPYDGTFYTAYEVGLPTQVSGPQACDVTLDVPDVEGMLAMMQAELSQIPEDVDLAEQGFGDIGARFATDVMLTCPAS, via the coding sequence ATGAAACACCTGTTGCTCACTGCGGCTCTGGTCGCCGCGACGCCCCTGACGGCGCATCCGCATATCTTCGTCTCGGCGGGGCTGGAGCTGTTTGTCGATGAGGCCCGGCGCCTGACGCATGTCCGTGTCACATGGGAATACGACGAGCTTTACTCGCTGTTGATCACCGAGGATCTGGGTGTGGATGCCGATTACGACGGGGTGCTGACCGATGCCGACCGTGCGGTTCTGACCGGGTTCGATACCCAGTGGATCGCGGGGTTCAATGGCGATCTGGTGGCCGAACGGGACGGCAAGCCGCTGACCCTGTCCGGCCCGTCGCAGCCCACCGCCGATCTGGTTGATGGCAAAGTTGTCACCTCTCATCTGCGCCGGATCGAGGAAACGCCCGTGATCGACGAGACCGGCGTGGTCCTGCGCCCCTATGACGGCACCTTCTACACCGCCTACGAGGTCGGCCTGCCCACGCAAGTATCCGGCCCGCAGGCCTGCGATGTCACGCTCGACGTGCCGGATGTCGAAGGCATGCTGGCGATGATGCAGGCCGAACTCAGCCAGATCCCCGAAGACGTTGATCTGGCCGAACAGGGCTTTGGCGACATCGGGGCGCGCTTTGCAACAGACGTCATGCTCACATGCCCCGCGTCCTGA
- a CDS encoding PLP-dependent aminotransferase family protein, producing the protein MDWQQIFATRTARMKASEIRELLKLLDQPDIISFAGGIPDPALFPAAAFQDAFSQALSAETQDAALQYSVSEGYGPLRDWIVGEMGALGIPCSRDNILITSGSQQALDYLGKLMLSPGDTALVSWPTYLGALGAFNAYEPRYDRLDPQTNRGADDYARAAQPGRVKFAYMSVDFANPTGETLDAAMRDRMIDLADEMDIAIIEDAAYQSLRYDGAALAPVLAREIARKGDIDACRTLYCGSFSKTLAPGLRVGWICGASEVISQLVLMKQAADLHSSTINQMAIAQVAQTMFDSHVTRIRAAYVVRRDRMLAALSQHMPDGVSWTRPEGGMFIWLTLPSHLRSDDLLAQSLRSERVAFVPGHAFFADGSGTNTLRLSFSRADEASIDEGIARLGRLIAAGLADGD; encoded by the coding sequence ATGGACTGGCAACAGATATTCGCGACACGTACCGCGCGCATGAAGGCGAGCGAGATCCGCGAGCTGCTCAAACTTCTGGATCAACCCGATATCATTTCCTTTGCTGGCGGCATTCCCGATCCGGCCCTCTTCCCCGCCGCCGCCTTTCAGGATGCGTTCTCACAAGCCCTTAGCGCCGAAACCCAAGACGCGGCTTTGCAGTATTCCGTGTCCGAAGGCTACGGTCCGTTGCGCGACTGGATCGTTGGTGAAATGGGGGCCTTGGGCATACCGTGCAGCCGCGACAACATCCTGATCACCTCCGGTTCGCAACAGGCGCTGGACTACCTTGGCAAGCTCATGCTCAGCCCCGGCGACACGGCACTGGTCAGCTGGCCCACATATCTGGGCGCGTTGGGGGCCTTTAACGCCTATGAGCCGCGGTACGACCGGCTCGACCCCCAGACAAACCGCGGCGCCGATGATTACGCCCGCGCCGCCCAACCGGGGCGGGTCAAATTTGCATATATGTCGGTCGATTTCGCGAACCCGACTGGCGAAACGCTGGACGCTGCGATGCGCGACCGGATGATCGACCTCGCCGACGAAATGGATATCGCCATCATCGAGGACGCGGCCTACCAGTCATTGCGCTACGATGGGGCGGCGCTCGCACCGGTGCTGGCGCGTGAAATCGCGCGCAAGGGCGATATTGACGCCTGCCGCACGCTCTATTGCGGATCGTTCTCGAAAACACTGGCACCCGGCTTGCGGGTCGGCTGGATCTGCGGGGCATCCGAGGTAATCAGCCAACTCGTGTTGATGAAACAGGCCGCCGATCTGCACAGTTCCACAATCAACCAGATGGCCATCGCCCAGGTGGCACAGACAATGTTCGACAGCCACGTCACACGCATCCGCGCCGCCTACGTCGTGCGGCGCGACCGGATGCTTGCCGCCCTGTCGCAGCACATGCCCGATGGTGTCAGCTGGACCCGCCCGGAGGGGGGGATGTTTATCTGGCTCACCCTGCCGTCGCATCTGCGCAGCGACGATTTGCTGGCGCAGTCGCTGCGCTCCGAGCGGGTGGCATTCGTGCCCGGGCACGCGTTTTTCGCCGACGGGTCGGGCACAAACACGCTCCGGCTGAGCTTTAGCCGCGCGGATGAGGCCAGCATCGACGAAGGCATCGCGCGTCTGGGACGGCTGATTGCCGCAGGACTGGCCGACGGCGATTGA
- a CDS encoding DNA topoisomerase IB produces the protein MAPGGLVYVSDEQPGIRRQRRGRGFTYVAPDGTTIARGTERKRLEALAVPPAYDNVWMCPLPNGHLQATGRDQRKRKQYRYHQKWAEAQAQTKFDSLCSFAHRLPRLRARVARDLEEDAGERIFALACAVTLIDRASIRVGNPDYTRENGSYGAITLKRGHIALDGNEVRLRYTAKGGKKVRRALKDRTLSRVLHRIGDLPGAELLSWVDDDGTAHGLNSSALNDYISEAAGTEGITAKTFRTWAGSVAAFEVAENGHASIKDMSQAAAARLANTPTVSRNSYIHPDVIDLAGADPLDGFDAGKSGLRASENRLLAYLER, from the coding sequence GTGGCTCCGGGCGGGCTTGTGTACGTCAGTGATGAACAACCGGGCATCCGGCGTCAACGGCGTGGCCGGGGCTTTACCTACGTGGCGCCCGACGGGACCACCATCGCCCGCGGCACCGAACGCAAACGCCTCGAAGCGCTCGCGGTGCCGCCTGCCTACGACAACGTCTGGATGTGCCCGCTTCCCAATGGCCACCTTCAGGCCACGGGCCGCGACCAGCGCAAGCGCAAGCAATACCGCTACCACCAGAAATGGGCCGAGGCGCAGGCGCAGACCAAATTCGATAGCCTGTGCAGTTTCGCCCATCGGCTGCCGCGTCTGCGGGCCCGCGTCGCGCGCGACCTCGAGGAGGACGCAGGCGAACGCATATTCGCGCTGGCCTGTGCCGTGACGCTGATTGACCGCGCCTCCATCCGCGTGGGCAACCCCGACTATACCCGCGAAAACGGCAGCTATGGTGCCATCACCCTGAAACGCGGCCACATTGCCCTCGACGGAAATGAAGTGCGCCTGCGCTACACCGCCAAGGGCGGCAAGAAGGTCCGCCGCGCGCTCAAGGACCGGACGCTGTCGCGGGTGCTGCACCGCATCGGCGATCTGCCGGGCGCAGAGCTGCTCAGTTGGGTGGACGATGACGGCACCGCCCACGGTCTCAACTCGTCAGCGCTCAACGATTACATATCCGAGGCCGCAGGCACCGAAGGGATCACGGCCAAGACGTTTCGCACGTGGGCCGGGTCCGTTGCGGCGTTTGAAGTGGCCGAAAACGGCCATGCCTCGATCAAGGACATGTCGCAAGCCGCAGCCGCGCGATTGGCCAACACACCCACCGTGTCGCGCAACAGCTATATCCACCCCGATGTCATCGACCTTGCCGGTGCGGATCCGCTTGATGGCTTTGACGCGGGAAAGTCCGGCTTGCGGGCGTCAGAAAACCGGCTGCTGGCCTATCTGGAGCGCTGA
- a CDS encoding DUF2945 domain-containing protein — MADYSEGDKVEWDWGNGTGTGKVQKTYTQKITRKIKGSEVTRDGSEDDPALFIEQEDGDEVLKLSSEVRAA, encoded by the coding sequence ATGGCTGATTATTCGGAAGGCGACAAGGTTGAATGGGACTGGGGCAATGGCACCGGAACCGGCAAGGTGCAAAAGACTTACACCCAGAAGATCACCCGCAAGATCAAGGGCTCCGAGGTGACGCGCGACGGGTCCGAGGACGATCCGGCCCTGTTCATCGAACAGGAAGACGGTGACGAAGTGCTCAAGCTCAGCTCCGAAGTCAGGGCGGCCTGA
- the rpe gene encoding ribulose-phosphate 3-epimerase, producing MSFDRTIKIAPSILAADFANFGAECAAVEAQGADWIHVDVMDGHFVPNITFGPATCAAIRPHIKGVMDVHLMISPVDAYIEDFARAGADVITAHVEAGPHIHRTLQAIRASGAKAGVALNPGTPADSVADLLDLTDLVCVMTVNPGFGGQKFIDMTNKIKALRAMIGDRPVHIEIDGGVDPTTAPVVAQAGADVLVAGSAVFRGGSVDDPAPYGENIRAIRAAAEGTYV from the coding sequence ATGTCCTTTGACCGCACGATCAAGATCGCCCCGTCCATTCTGGCCGCAGATTTCGCCAACTTCGGGGCCGAATGTGCCGCCGTCGAGGCGCAAGGCGCGGACTGGATCCACGTGGATGTGATGGACGGGCATTTTGTGCCCAACATCACCTTTGGCCCCGCGACGTGCGCGGCCATCCGCCCCCACATCAAAGGGGTGATGGACGTGCATCTGATGATTTCGCCGGTCGATGCCTATATCGAGGATTTCGCCCGCGCCGGTGCCGACGTTATCACCGCCCATGTCGAAGCGGGGCCGCATATCCACCGCACGTTGCAGGCCATCCGGGCAAGTGGCGCGAAGGCAGGTGTCGCGCTGAACCCCGGCACCCCGGCCGATTCCGTTGCCGATCTGCTCGATCTGACCGATCTGGTCTGTGTGATGACCGTGAATCCCGGGTTCGGTGGCCAGAAATTCATCGATATGACCAACAAGATCAAAGCCCTGCGCGCGATGATCGGGGACCGGCCCGTGCATATCGAGATCGACGGCGGTGTTGATCCGACGACAGCGCCTGTGGTCGCGCAGGCCGGGGCCGATGTGCTGGTCGCCGGGTCCGCGGTATTCCGCGGCGGGTCTGTCGACGATCCCGCCCCTTATGGCGAAAACATCCGTGCGATCCGCGCCGCTGCCGAAGGCACCTATGTCTAG
- a CDS encoding class I adenylate-forming enzyme family protein: MPRVEQVLRDRVAEAPDRPALADGTGASWSYGDLDRASDDLAAHLQAAGVAPTDRVLMLVENCAAAVAALHACWKIGAVAIPFNARQTEAEVDRVLAHADPAAILATAHVSPDAAAHAERMQAREVTGAFGSLMLAEAQTAPDADLDGVAVLLYTTGTTGDPKGVMLTHDNMCFGGRASCNLRRMTPDDIVYGVLPMSHVFGLVSVLTAAALAGAMVQLDARFSAANLFEAALQGVTVIPAVPQMHALVMQHAKERGRETLGAPALRYVSSGGAPLDPAWKRKAEKFYELPLQNGFGMTETCSGASATNNPIGSSDISVGPKTPGTDVSIDVDAPGGDGAQVGEVLVRGPHVMRGYYRNAEETAKAIDPDGWLHTGDLGKIDDHGHLHILGRSKELIIHGGFNVYPPEVEAALNDHPQVIQSAVIGRTRAGDEEVLAFVQIADGDTLDTDTLRAFVKERLAGYKRPRHIVIATRLPAAPTGKILKHKLLDAFADRLD; the protein is encoded by the coding sequence ATGCCAAGGGTTGAACAGGTGCTCAGAGACCGCGTTGCCGAAGCGCCCGACCGGCCCGCACTGGCCGATGGCACGGGCGCAAGCTGGAGCTACGGTGATCTGGACCGTGCCAGCGACGATCTCGCGGCCCATCTTCAGGCGGCGGGCGTTGCGCCTACGGACCGCGTGTTGATGCTGGTGGAAAATTGCGCCGCAGCGGTCGCGGCCTTGCACGCGTGCTGGAAAATCGGCGCGGTCGCGATCCCCTTCAATGCGCGCCAGACCGAGGCCGAGGTCGACCGGGTGCTCGCCCACGCCGATCCCGCCGCCATTCTTGCCACCGCGCATGTATCGCCCGATGCGGCGGCCCATGCAGAACGGATGCAGGCCCGCGAAGTCACCGGCGCCTTCGGCTCGCTGATGCTGGCAGAGGCGCAAACCGCACCCGATGCGGACCTCGATGGCGTTGCCGTGCTGCTTTATACCACCGGCACCACGGGGGACCCGAAAGGCGTGATGCTGACGCATGACAACATGTGCTTCGGGGGCAGGGCATCGTGCAACCTGCGCCGCATGACGCCCGATGACATCGTCTATGGCGTTCTGCCCATGAGCCACGTCTTCGGGCTCGTCTCGGTCCTGACGGCAGCCGCGCTTGCCGGTGCGATGGTGCAGCTTGACGCGCGGTTCTCGGCGGCAAACCTGTTCGAAGCGGCACTGCAGGGTGTGACCGTGATCCCTGCCGTGCCACAGATGCACGCGCTGGTGATGCAGCACGCCAAGGAACGCGGGCGTGAAACCCTCGGCGCGCCCGCCCTGCGCTATGTCTCGTCAGGGGGCGCGCCGCTCGATCCCGCCTGGAAACGCAAGGCGGAAAAATTCTACGAATTGCCATTGCAAAACGGCTTCGGGATGACAGAAACCTGTTCTGGCGCGTCGGCCACGAACAACCCCATCGGGTCTTCCGATATTTCGGTCGGGCCGAAAACGCCGGGCACGGATGTGTCGATTGACGTGGATGCCCCTGGCGGCGACGGGGCACAGGTCGGAGAAGTGCTCGTGCGCGGTCCGCACGTGATGCGCGGCTATTACCGCAACGCCGAAGAGACGGCCAAAGCGATTGACCCCGATGGCTGGCTGCACACCGGCGATCTGGGCAAGATCGACGACCACGGCCACCTGCACATCCTCGGGCGGTCGAAAGAGCTGATTATCCACGGCGGCTTCAACGTCTATCCCCCCGAAGTCGAAGCCGCGCTGAACGATCACCCGCAGGTCATCCAGTCTGCGGTGATCGGCCGGACCCGTGCGGGCGACGAAGAGGTGCTTGCCTTCGTGCAGATTGCCGACGGCGACACGCTCGACACCGACACATTGCGCGCCTTCGTCAAAGAGCGGCTGGCCGGGTACAAACGGCCGCGCCATATCGTCATTGCCACGCGGTTGCCTGCGGCGCCAACGGGCAAGATCCTCAAGCACAAACTGCTGGATGCTTTTGCAGACCGGCTGGACTAG
- a CDS encoding oxepin-CoA hydrolase, alternative type codes for MSARLEDAGDRLIIWNGNTARRGALSPELYDVIGRAMTLAAERRIKAVIFTSEGGFFCAGGDLNTLITRRDLPEGERRDRVDDLHSLIRALRACPVPVIAAIEGGAAGAGLSFALACDIIVAAQDAKFTAAYVKAGLVPDAGLTAHLARLVPRALAMEMCLLATPVTASRMFDLGAINLVTPPAGALAAAQQVADRLAAGPRAAQGTIRRLVSQAYEAAEDDQLDAERDAMAHAAGADEAAEGIAAFLEKRAPRFD; via the coding sequence ATGAGTGCAAGACTGGAAGACGCAGGCGATCGGCTGATCATCTGGAACGGCAACACCGCACGGCGCGGCGCCCTGTCGCCCGAACTCTATGACGTCATCGGCAGAGCCATGACGCTGGCGGCCGAACGGCGGATCAAGGCGGTAATTTTCACGTCGGAGGGCGGGTTTTTCTGCGCCGGTGGCGATCTCAACACCTTGATCACGCGCCGCGACCTGCCCGAGGGGGAGCGCCGCGACCGCGTCGATGACCTGCACAGCCTGATCCGGGCGCTGCGGGCCTGTCCGGTGCCCGTCATCGCGGCGATCGAAGGGGGTGCCGCGGGCGCGGGCCTGAGTTTTGCACTGGCCTGTGATATCATCGTCGCCGCGCAGGATGCAAAGTTCACCGCTGCCTATGTCAAAGCGGGTCTGGTACCCGACGCCGGTCTGACCGCGCATCTGGCGCGGCTGGTGCCGCGGGCGCTCGCCATGGAAATGTGCCTGCTTGCGACACCCGTCACCGCGTCGCGGATGTTCGATCTGGGGGCGATCAATCTCGTGACGCCACCGGCGGGCGCCTTGGCCGCAGCACAGCAGGTCGCGGACCGGCTCGCTGCCGGGCCGCGTGCCGCGCAAGGTACGATCCGCCGGCTTGTGTCGCAGGCCTACGAGGCGGCCGAAGACGACCAACTCGATGCCGAACGAGACGCGATGGCCCACGCGGCCGGTGCGGACGAAGCCGCCGAGGGTATCGCCGCCTTTCTTGAAAAACGTGCGCCGCGCTTTGACTGA
- a CDS encoding PaaI family thioesterase: MPLAPPETLIRDETGTQRLVGYVVDVSDPAHGRCWLDVDERHLNRHGALHGGIAVTLLDNASGTTGSLTVDATGKAPFLTVSLNTQFVGSGKPGRITATGTVTGGGRSLLFISADLRHEDGTLVATSTGVFKRVPKERLT; encoded by the coding sequence TTGCCCTTAGCGCCGCCTGAAACGCTCATCCGCGATGAAACAGGGACCCAGCGGTTGGTGGGGTACGTCGTCGATGTGTCCGACCCTGCCCACGGGCGCTGCTGGCTAGACGTTGACGAACGCCACCTCAATCGCCACGGGGCGCTGCACGGTGGGATCGCGGTCACATTGCTCGACAATGCGTCGGGCACAACGGGGTCGCTTACGGTGGACGCAACGGGCAAGGCACCGTTTCTGACGGTGTCGCTCAACACCCAGTTTGTCGGATCAGGCAAGCCGGGGCGGATCACGGCGACCGGCACGGTGACAGGGGGCGGGCGCAGCCTGTTGTTTATTTCCGCCGACCTGCGCCATGAGGACGGAACGCTGGTGGCGACATCGACGGGCGTGTTCAAACGCGTCCCCAAGGAGCGACTGACATGA
- a CDS encoding acyl-CoA dehydrogenase family protein codes for MNFDLTEERQMLQDTLRRFLRDRYDTATRNAILNSDSGMSSEIWGELAELGIIGALFTEEQGGFGGAGFDIAVVFEELGRAGVVEPFLDSAVLAGGLVADLGNADQVAMVEDLIAGQTQLAFAHTEPNSRYDLTRVATTATAKADDIVVSGRKAVVMNAEAVDALIVSARESGEHDEAEGISLFVVPADTAGLTIEGYALLAGGRAAEVTLDDVTLPASARLGDAGGASPAIERRTAAATVAQLSETLGAMETACALTRDYLGTRKQFGRPIGTFQALAHRMADLLIEMEQARSAVILAAGHLEADRSARERHVSAAKNLMGRVGRLVAEDSIQMHGGIAMTQEYELAHIAKRIVMGDHRFGDTDHHLERFIALSAA; via the coding sequence ATGAATTTCGACCTGACCGAAGAACGCCAGATGCTGCAGGATACGCTGCGCCGGTTCCTGCGCGACCGCTACGATACCGCGACACGCAACGCGATCCTGAACAGCGACAGCGGCATGTCGAGCGAGATCTGGGGCGAACTGGCCGAACTGGGCATCATCGGTGCGCTCTTTACCGAAGAGCAGGGCGGCTTTGGTGGCGCGGGGTTCGACATCGCCGTGGTGTTCGAGGAACTCGGTCGCGCCGGTGTGGTCGAGCCGTTTCTCGACAGTGCCGTGCTCGCCGGCGGGCTGGTCGCCGATCTGGGAAATGCAGACCAGGTGGCGATGGTCGAAGATCTCATCGCCGGTCAGACACAGCTTGCCTTTGCCCACACAGAACCCAACAGCCGCTATGACCTGACCCGCGTCGCCACCACCGCCACGGCCAAGGCCGACGACATCGTGGTGAGCGGGCGCAAGGCCGTGGTGATGAACGCTGAAGCAGTCGACGCGCTGATCGTGTCGGCGCGCGAAAGCGGAGAGCATGACGAGGCAGAGGGCATTTCGCTTTTCGTGGTGCCCGCAGATACGGCAGGCCTGACAATCGAAGGCTACGCCCTGCTGGCCGGCGGACGTGCCGCCGAAGTGACATTGGACGATGTGACGTTGCCCGCCTCGGCCCGGCTGGGGGATGCGGGCGGCGCCAGCCCCGCCATTGAACGGCGCACCGCGGCGGCCACGGTGGCCCAGCTTTCCGAAACGCTGGGTGCGATGGAAACGGCCTGCGCGCTGACCCGCGACTATCTGGGCACCCGCAAGCAATTCGGCCGCCCCATCGGCACGTTTCAGGCCCTTGCCCACAGGATGGCCGACCTGTTGATCGAAATGGAGCAGGCCCGCTCGGCGGTGATCCTCGCCGCTGGTCATCTCGAAGCCGACCGCAGCGCGCGCGAGCGGCACGTATCGGCGGCCAAGAACCTGATGGGCCGCGTGGGCCGTCTCGTGGCCGAGGACAGCATCCAGATGCACGGCGGCATCGCCATGACGCAGGAATACGAACTGGCCCATATCGCAAAACGCATCGTGATGGGCGACCACCGGTTCGGCGATACCGATCACCATCTGGAGCGGTTCATTGCCCTTAGCGCCGCCTGA